One segment of Paraburkholderia sp. PREW-6R DNA contains the following:
- a CDS encoding cation:proton antiporter — MHETLWFLIVGAVLVFMGVAATSFRRLPVSAAMFYLAIGYVLGPPALGLLRLDMVADAHVLRIITEVALLVSLFAIGLRLRLGVLDKLWTVPLRLGFLAMLATIPLLTLFGVYVLHLGWGPSILLAAILAPTDPVLAHDVQVHNPGDHDLLRFALSGEGGLNDGIALPFAMIGLTLCAMPEPHVADVLTLRFVGSVAWGVVGGIAIGAALGWATTHAVTWLRTRHAQALGLEGFFALGLIELSFGAAQFAHTYGFLAVFAAGVAMRRVEHRASGTASPQQAIGTVDLEDVDATAANPSKAHAYMTESVLGFTIELERIAEVAVMAMVGNVLATLKTPLFTWQTVTLTAVLFLLVRPASVELSLIGSSATATQRRLMGWFGIRGIGSFYYLAYALESSAGANVIQLVPLALAVVAASVVIHGVSATPLMNWYHWLRSSEN; from the coding sequence ATGCACGAAACTCTGTGGTTCCTCATCGTCGGCGCCGTACTCGTCTTCATGGGCGTAGCGGCGACGAGCTTCCGGCGGCTGCCTGTCAGCGCCGCGATGTTCTATCTTGCGATCGGCTACGTCCTCGGTCCGCCCGCGCTTGGCCTGTTGCGCCTCGATATGGTCGCCGACGCGCACGTGCTGCGCATCATCACCGAAGTCGCGCTGCTGGTTTCGCTGTTCGCGATCGGCCTGCGCTTACGGCTGGGTGTGCTCGACAAACTGTGGACTGTACCGCTGCGGCTCGGCTTTCTCGCCATGCTCGCAACCATTCCGCTGCTCACGCTCTTCGGCGTCTATGTGTTGCACCTCGGCTGGGGACCGTCGATATTGCTCGCGGCGATACTCGCGCCGACCGACCCTGTCCTCGCCCATGACGTGCAGGTACACAACCCCGGCGATCATGATCTGTTGCGCTTTGCGCTATCCGGCGAGGGCGGCCTGAACGACGGCATCGCGCTGCCCTTCGCCATGATCGGGCTCACGCTTTGCGCGATGCCCGAGCCCCATGTCGCCGACGTACTCACGCTGCGATTCGTGGGCAGCGTCGCGTGGGGCGTCGTGGGCGGGATCGCGATCGGCGCCGCGCTCGGCTGGGCCACCACGCATGCGGTCACATGGCTGCGCACGCGACACGCGCAGGCGCTCGGGCTCGAAGGCTTTTTCGCGCTCGGTCTGATCGAACTGTCATTCGGCGCCGCGCAATTTGCGCATACCTATGGCTTTCTCGCTGTCTTCGCGGCGGGCGTCGCGATGCGGCGCGTCGAACATCGCGCGAGCGGAACCGCGTCCCCGCAACAGGCGATCGGTACAGTGGACCTGGAAGACGTGGACGCCACCGCCGCCAATCCGAGTAAAGCGCATGCTTACATGACGGAATCCGTGCTCGGCTTCACGATCGAGCTGGAGCGCATCGCGGAGGTCGCAGTGATGGCGATGGTCGGCAACGTGCTCGCTACCTTGAAAACGCCACTCTTCACCTGGCAGACCGTGACACTCACTGCCGTGCTGTTTCTGCTCGTGCGACCGGCCTCCGTCGAGCTGTCACTGATCGGATCGAGCGCCACGGCAACGCAACGCCGTTTGATGGGCTGGTTCGGCATACGTGGGATCGGCTCGTTTTACTACCTTGCCTACGCACTGGAGAGCAGCGCTGGCGCCAACGTCATTCAGCTGGTACCGCTTGCGCTCGCGGTAGTGGCGGCTTCGGTGGTGATTCATGGGGTGTCGGCTACACCGCTGATGAACTGGTACCACTGGCTGCGCAGCAGCGAAAACTAA
- a CDS encoding type 1 glutamine amidotransferase domain-containing protein, whose translation MSNTLDGYKVAVLAVDGFEQAELIEPKRALTEAGATVHVISEKSGTIQGFKHVDKGESVEVDTTFDKVRAGDYDAVVLPGGVVNGDAIRTLPQAQAFVKEADSAKKPIAVICHGGWLLVSTGITKGRTLTSWPSLQDDIRNAGGTWVDQEVVEDGNLISSRKPDDLPAFNQALINQLSKRKAA comes from the coding sequence ATGTCGAACACGCTGGATGGATACAAAGTCGCAGTACTCGCAGTGGACGGTTTTGAACAGGCTGAATTGATCGAGCCGAAACGCGCGCTCACTGAAGCAGGCGCCACGGTGCACGTGATTTCCGAAAAGTCTGGCACGATTCAGGGCTTCAAGCACGTTGATAAGGGCGAAAGCGTTGAAGTCGACACGACCTTTGACAAAGTGCGCGCGGGTGATTACGACGCAGTGGTCCTCCCGGGCGGCGTCGTCAACGGCGATGCGATTCGCACCCTGCCGCAGGCGCAAGCTTTTGTGAAAGAGGCGGACAGCGCGAAGAAACCTATCGCAGTGATCTGCCACGGCGGTTGGCTGCTGGTGTCGACGGGCATCACGAAAGGGCGCACGCTCACGAGCTGGCCGAGCTTGCAGGACGACATTCGCAACGCAGGCGGTACGTGGGTCGATCAGGAAGTGGTCGAAGACGGCAACCTGATTTCGAGCCGCAAACCCGACGACCTGCCCGCATTCAATCAGGCATTGATCAACCAGTTGTCGAAACGCAAGGCCGCGTAA
- a CDS encoding RNA polymerase factor sigma-54, with translation MPSIELRTRQSLALTPRLQQSVRLLQLSSLEFQQELRTALDTNPFLEYDSSDTEDVALATASTGEDGSALPATDTVAAAEADSLPSDSGSSDTMEGAGQDDMPGDFSGDFSGDYGSRSSARQNGDSDSSDPAEWARSQPTLREQLHDALRLYRLDDRDRAVARFIIEALDDDGYLRQELSDLADSVDLEPELTEEELLVALRLVQSLDRPGLGARSLSECLSLQVNALPDDTPGREVARQIVEHHLERLARREQAELQKQIGCSAEELRIACALVRKLDPKPGNCYGRTEDNYVVPDVIVRQVRNKWTVQINPAVQPRARIHRMYAELFAQSAGASRSPLAQQLQEARWLIRNAQQRFDTIQRVAECIVAHQKAFFQYGEIALKPMVLRDVADELGLHESTISRATGNKYMATPRGIFEFKHFFPRELGTESGGTCSAAAVRALLKEMIAAENTRDPLSDVTLAKMLADQGVLVARRTVAKYRHLMKVPPAELRRQI, from the coding sequence ATGCCTTCAATTGAACTACGTACAAGGCAGTCTCTCGCACTCACGCCGCGTCTGCAGCAATCGGTGCGTCTGTTGCAGTTGTCGTCTCTGGAGTTCCAGCAGGAATTGCGTACCGCGCTCGATACGAATCCGTTCCTTGAATACGATTCTTCGGATACCGAAGACGTAGCGCTTGCGACCGCCTCGACAGGTGAGGACGGCAGCGCGCTGCCGGCAACCGATACGGTCGCTGCCGCCGAAGCCGATTCGTTGCCCTCGGACAGCGGCAGCAGCGATACGATGGAAGGCGCGGGCCAGGACGACATGCCGGGCGACTTCTCGGGTGACTTTTCCGGCGATTATGGCAGCCGCAGTTCAGCACGCCAGAATGGCGATTCCGATAGCAGCGATCCCGCCGAATGGGCGCGCTCGCAGCCCACACTGCGTGAACAGCTGCACGACGCATTGCGCCTCTATCGTCTCGACGACCGCGACCGCGCGGTGGCGCGCTTCATCATCGAGGCACTCGACGACGATGGCTATCTGCGTCAGGAGCTTTCCGATCTGGCTGACAGCGTCGATCTCGAGCCCGAGCTGACGGAAGAAGAATTGCTGGTTGCGCTGCGCCTCGTGCAGTCACTCGATCGGCCGGGGCTGGGCGCACGTTCGTTGTCCGAATGTTTGTCGCTGCAGGTCAATGCTTTGCCGGACGATACGCCGGGCCGCGAAGTCGCGCGGCAGATCGTCGAGCATCATCTCGAACGTCTGGCGCGTCGCGAGCAGGCCGAACTGCAGAAACAGATCGGCTGTAGCGCCGAGGAATTGCGCATTGCGTGCGCGCTCGTGCGTAAGCTCGATCCGAAGCCGGGCAACTGCTATGGCCGCACGGAAGACAACTACGTCGTGCCGGACGTGATCGTGCGCCAGGTGCGCAACAAGTGGACGGTACAGATCAATCCGGCTGTGCAGCCGCGTGCACGCATTCACCGCATGTATGCAGAACTGTTCGCGCAGTCCGCCGGTGCAAGCCGCTCGCCGCTTGCGCAACAATTGCAGGAAGCGCGCTGGCTGATTCGCAATGCCCAACAGCGTTTCGACACGATTCAGCGCGTGGCCGAATGCATCGTCGCCCATCAGAAGGCGTTCTTCCAGTATGGCGAAATCGCGCTCAAGCCGATGGTGCTGCGCGATGTGGCCGATGAACTCGGCCTGCACGAGTCGACCATCTCGCGCGCGACCGGCAACAAATATATGGCAACGCCGCGCGGCATTTTCGAATTCAAGCACTTCTTCCCGCGCGAACTCGGCACGGAAAGCGGCGGTACGTGCTCGGCAGCAGCGGTGCGCGCGCTACTGAAGGAAATGATCGCGGCGGAAAATACGCGTGATCCGTTGTCCGACGTGACGCTCGCCAAGATGCTCGCCGACCAGGGCGTGCTGGTGGCGCGCCGGACGGTGGCGAAATATCGGCATCTGATGAAGGTGCCGCCTGCGGAACTGCGCCGTCAGATTTGA
- a CDS encoding aminotransferase class I/II-fold pyridoxal phosphate-dependent enzyme, with product MKYSNRVERLQGRRTSAWEIHRVAQQAFAAGEDVIVLSVGDPDFATPAPIVERTVEALRGGDTHYSAVSGREPLRAAIAEEHARMTGRAVSAANVILTAGAQNGVFAASLCLLEAGDEVIMPEPMYLTYEACVRATGATLVPVAVDASRAFHLDCDALEAAVTPRTRAIFFATPCNPTGVVMPRTDLERIARIACEHDLWVLSDEVYADLTFEREHVSIAALPDMAERTVTLGSLSKSHAMAGWRVGWAIGPATLIEHMGRLALAMLYGLPGFIQQGALTALQNKAQIVAEMRAIYRRRRDVVFEHLHRVPGLRCLLPEAGMFMMVDVSGTGLDTVDFTWQLFRAQRVSLLDASAFGETANGFVRLGFVVDEARLIEACERIAAFVRTLPACSGQASGIEAT from the coding sequence ATGAAGTACTCGAATCGGGTCGAGCGTTTGCAAGGCCGGCGCACGTCGGCGTGGGAGATTCATCGCGTCGCGCAGCAGGCCTTTGCGGCGGGCGAAGATGTGATCGTGCTGAGCGTGGGAGATCCCGACTTCGCGACACCGGCACCGATTGTCGAGCGCACGGTGGAAGCATTGCGCGGCGGCGATACGCACTACAGCGCCGTGTCGGGGCGCGAACCGTTGCGTGCGGCCATTGCCGAAGAACATGCGCGTATGACAGGCCGCGCCGTGAGCGCCGCCAACGTGATCCTGACGGCCGGCGCGCAGAACGGCGTCTTCGCCGCTTCGTTGTGCCTGCTCGAAGCCGGCGACGAAGTGATCATGCCCGAGCCGATGTACCTGACGTATGAAGCCTGCGTGCGCGCCACGGGCGCCACGCTCGTCCCGGTTGCGGTGGATGCGTCGCGCGCGTTTCATCTCGACTGCGATGCACTGGAAGCGGCGGTCACGCCGCGCACGCGCGCCATTTTCTTCGCGACGCCCTGCAATCCGACTGGCGTCGTCATGCCGCGCACCGACCTCGAGCGCATTGCACGCATTGCCTGTGAGCACGACTTGTGGGTGCTGTCGGACGAGGTCTACGCCGATCTGACATTCGAGCGCGAGCATGTCAGCATTGCCGCGTTGCCTGACATGGCCGAGCGTACGGTGACGCTCGGCAGTTTGTCGAAATCTCACGCCATGGCGGGCTGGCGTGTCGGCTGGGCGATTGGACCGGCAACGTTGATCGAGCATATGGGCCGCCTCGCTCTTGCCATGCTGTACGGACTGCCCGGCTTTATCCAGCAGGGCGCGTTGACGGCATTGCAGAACAAGGCGCAGATCGTAGCTGAAATGCGCGCCATCTACCGGCGCCGCCGCGACGTGGTGTTCGAGCACCTGCATCGAGTGCCGGGTCTGCGCTGCCTGCTGCCGGAGGCCGGCATGTTCATGATGGTCGACGTGAGCGGCACCGGGCTCGATACCGTGGACTTCACGTGGCAACTCTTCCGTGCGCAGCGCGTGTCGCTGCTCGATGCGAGTGCGTTCGGCGAGACCGCGAATGGCTTTGTGCGGCTGGGTTTCGTGGTCGATGAGGCGCGCCTGATCGAGGCGTGCGAGCGGATTGCCGCCTTCGTCCGTACGTTGCCCGCTTGTAGCGGACAGGCGAGTGGCATCGAGGCGACGTAA
- a CDS encoding chemotaxis protein — protein MSSTLNPDEEPQHVVQETATSGGLGPSDSSDSGSDVAGAKRHAFDIDSELDNHALETSESELATDTDRAGTGERASADGDSTLTPDADVEPDQIIDPMAEDDDDGLDEDPQGL, from the coding sequence ATGAGCAGCACACTGAACCCCGATGAAGAGCCGCAACACGTCGTTCAGGAAACCGCAACCAGCGGCGGGCTTGGGCCGAGCGACTCGTCCGATAGCGGCAGCGATGTCGCCGGAGCAAAACGCCATGCGTTCGATATCGATAGTGAACTCGATAACCACGCGCTCGAAACGAGCGAGAGCGAGCTTGCCACCGACACCGACCGCGCGGGAACGGGCGAGCGAGCGTCGGCTGACGGTGACTCGACGCTCACGCCCGACGCCGACGTCGAGCCGGATCAGATAATCGATCCGATGGCGGAGGATGACGACGACGGCCTCGACGAAGACCCGCAAGGTTTGTAA
- a CDS encoding DUF4142 domain-containing protein — translation MKFRYSLQVMTVALGLGAASIGAVHAQASDAPASAAPMSGTQVSPADQQFVQDASQSDATEIAASKIALKNSSDARVKKFAQQMITDHTKLSHGMAAIAKKKGIAPSPSADSALVGKLQTLKGKEFDQAYIEQVGLEAHQRAVDLFTQESQSGTDAQLKAAAGHALPTIKHHLAMAQQLAGAMKGSS, via the coding sequence ATGAAATTCCGGTATTCCCTACAAGTGATGACTGTCGCGCTGGGTTTGGGCGCAGCATCGATCGGCGCTGTGCATGCACAGGCAAGCGATGCGCCGGCAAGCGCTGCGCCAATGAGCGGAACGCAGGTTTCGCCCGCGGACCAGCAGTTCGTGCAGGACGCCTCCCAATCGGACGCCACTGAAATCGCCGCCAGCAAGATTGCGCTCAAGAATTCCAGTGACGCACGCGTGAAGAAGTTCGCTCAGCAGATGATCACGGACCATACGAAGCTGTCACATGGTATGGCCGCGATTGCGAAGAAGAAGGGCATCGCGCCGTCGCCGTCCGCCGATTCGGCGCTCGTCGGCAAGTTGCAGACGCTCAAGGGCAAGGAATTCGATCAGGCGTATATCGAGCAGGTGGGATTGGAGGCGCATCAACGTGCGGTGGACCTGTTCACGCAGGAGAGTCAGAGCGGCACCGACGCGCAACTGAAAGCGGCAGCCGGCCATGCGTTGCCGACGATCAAACACCATCTTGCAATGGCGCAGCAACTGGCCGGCGCCATGAAGGGTTCGTCATGA
- a CDS encoding FadR/GntR family transcriptional regulator, with protein MPFRPIQSFTRKRLSDVVSDQIKQLISDGTLMPGDRLPAERDLATQLGVSRPSLREALIRLEADGYIETSGRGGFTVVDITAPIISKPLAELLLQNPRTSADILELRQGLEAISTVYAAERATAADRQKIVEAFEALKAGSLAQDRANLAERDAAFHLAIADSTHNVALAHVMHGIHTLIREGMRQYHRLIDYDEAMEKQLMSQHQAIYDAVMARDAQKARKAAERHLAYVREMYRDRHKDEHRDDADSAAQHVGS; from the coding sequence ATGCCATTCCGCCCGATCCAGTCTTTCACGCGCAAGCGGCTCTCCGACGTGGTTTCCGACCAGATCAAGCAGCTGATTTCGGACGGCACGCTGATGCCTGGCGACCGCTTGCCCGCGGAGCGCGATCTGGCGACACAGCTCGGAGTGTCGCGGCCTTCGCTGCGTGAGGCGTTGATCCGGCTCGAAGCCGACGGCTACATCGAAACCTCGGGGCGGGGCGGGTTCACGGTGGTCGACATCACCGCGCCGATCATCTCCAAACCACTTGCCGAATTGCTGCTGCAGAATCCGCGCACCAGCGCCGACATTCTGGAGCTGCGCCAGGGGCTCGAAGCGATTTCCACTGTGTATGCCGCCGAGCGCGCCACGGCGGCGGACCGCCAGAAAATCGTCGAGGCGTTCGAGGCGTTGAAGGCCGGCTCGCTTGCACAGGATCGCGCGAATCTCGCCGAGCGGGACGCCGCGTTTCATCTCGCGATTGCCGACTCCACGCACAACGTTGCCCTTGCGCATGTGATGCACGGCATTCATACGCTGATTCGTGAAGGCATGCGTCAATACCATCGGCTGATCGATTACGACGAAGCAATGGAAAAGCAGTTGATGAGCCAGCATCAGGCCATCTACGACGCCGTGATGGCGCGCGACGCGCAGAAGGCGCGTAAGGCGGCCGAGCGGCATCTGGCCTATGTGCGTGAAATGTATCGGGACAGACATAAGGACGAGCATCGGGACGACGCGGACAGCGCCGCGCAGCACGTCGGCTCCTGA
- a CDS encoding DNA topoisomerase IB, with the protein MPPGLRHADDSKPGITRKRDKSGFVYYDAAGKRITDEDEIKRINSLAIPPAYEDVWICADARGHIQATGRDARGRKQYRYHPHWRETRDANKYERMAEFGRALPKIRARVARDLALPGMPCDKVIAAIVQLLDTTQIRVGSVEYARENQSYGLTTLRKKHVKIEAGHLRFRFRGKSGIEHDVTVDNPRVKRIVRRCAELPGHDLFQYLDDDGTRRTVGSADINDYLRRASGADFTAKDYRTWAGSVYALAALRRLICNNAAEARKHIVSTVKEVAAMLRNTPAVCKRCYIHPAIISAFEADELQTLPPGQSRRGLRVDEVAFAALLAVAEKRAAKLARQAGAKGRKVREAQVTESINGSLTSLLKKSRTVRKEAAAKADAKAGVKPARGTGSVRSAGAARELKQAAR; encoded by the coding sequence ATGCCACCGGGCCTGCGTCACGCGGACGACAGCAAGCCCGGCATTACGCGCAAACGCGACAAGTCAGGCTTCGTCTATTACGACGCCGCAGGCAAGCGCATTACCGACGAAGACGAGATCAAGCGCATCAATTCGCTCGCCATTCCGCCCGCGTACGAGGACGTCTGGATATGCGCCGACGCACGCGGCCATATCCAGGCGACGGGCCGGGATGCGCGCGGCCGCAAGCAGTATCGTTATCACCCGCACTGGCGCGAGACGCGCGACGCAAATAAATACGAGCGCATGGCTGAATTCGGCCGCGCGTTGCCGAAGATTCGCGCGCGTGTCGCGCGCGATCTCGCGCTGCCGGGCATGCCGTGCGACAAGGTCATCGCTGCGATCGTGCAGTTACTCGACACGACGCAGATCCGGGTTGGCAGTGTCGAATATGCGCGCGAAAATCAGTCGTACGGTCTGACGACGTTACGCAAGAAACACGTAAAGATCGAGGCGGGCCATCTGCGTTTCCGCTTTCGCGGCAAGAGCGGCATTGAACACGACGTCACGGTAGACAATCCGCGAGTGAAGCGGATCGTGCGACGCTGTGCCGAGTTGCCGGGTCATGACCTGTTCCAGTATCTCGACGACGATGGCACACGCCGCACCGTCGGTTCCGCGGACATCAACGATTACCTGCGCCGGGCGAGCGGCGCGGACTTCACGGCGAAGGATTACCGCACCTGGGCGGGCAGCGTCTATGCGCTCGCCGCGTTGCGCCGCCTGATCTGCAACAATGCCGCGGAGGCGCGCAAACATATCGTCTCCACCGTGAAAGAAGTGGCCGCCATGCTGCGCAATACGCCGGCGGTATGCAAACGCTGCTATATCCATCCTGCGATCATCAGCGCGTTCGAAGCCGATGAGCTTCAAACCCTGCCGCCCGGTCAGTCCCGCCGCGGACTGCGCGTGGACGAAGTTGCATTCGCCGCACTGCTGGCGGTTGCCGAGAAGCGTGCGGCAAAACTCGCGCGGCAAGCCGGCGCGAAGGGTCGCAAGGTGCGCGAAGCGCAGGTGACCGAAAGCATCAACGGATCACTGACGAGCCTGCTGAAGAAGTCGAGGACAGTACGCAAGGAAGCGGCGGCAAAGGCCGACGCGAAAGCCGGCGTGAAGCCGGCACGAGGCACGGGCAGCGTGCGCTCCGCAGGCGCTGCACGGGAGCTCAAACAGGCGGCCAGATAA
- a CDS encoding PRC-barrel domain-containing protein translates to MLNQTQTQGTQGARIVGKGSATAEGPGPDVMAAATLDGNKVISSDGEDIGKIKDIMLDVGSGRIAYAVLSSGGFLGIGDKLLAIPWHALTLDTQQKCFVLDMTAERVKNAPGFDKDHWPAMADQTWATSVHQYYGSEPYWGRAAYERDDVGVGDIPAGSSDAPEAGGLKL, encoded by the coding sequence ATGCTCAATCAGACACAGACACAAGGCACGCAAGGCGCCCGGATCGTCGGCAAGGGCAGCGCGACTGCGGAAGGACCGGGGCCGGACGTGATGGCCGCCGCCACATTGGACGGCAACAAGGTGATCAGCAGCGACGGCGAGGATATCGGCAAGATCAAGGACATCATGCTCGATGTCGGATCGGGTCGCATTGCTTACGCAGTGTTGTCGAGCGGCGGGTTTCTTGGCATCGGCGACAAGCTGCTGGCCATTCCCTGGCATGCGTTGACGCTCGACACGCAGCAGAAATGCTTCGTCCTCGACATGACGGCCGAGCGCGTGAAGAACGCGCCGGGTTTCGACAAGGACCACTGGCCCGCGATGGCGGATCAGACATGGGCGACCTCCGTGCATCAGTACTACGGCAGCGAGCCTTACTGGGGCCGCGCCGCGTATGAACGCGACGACGTGGGCGTGGGCGATATTCCGGCAGGTTCGTCGGACGCGCCCGAAGCTGGCGGACTGAAGCTCTGA
- a CDS encoding BON domain-containing protein: MKTIQLLKTAGSIACIAFALNATAQTSASAPSASSETIGQHVDDGTITTKAKADLLAAKNVKSTHIHVKTRKGVVWLTGSVPSADDKSAAEEVVQNVKGVSSVKNHLKVAAE; the protein is encoded by the coding sequence ATGAAGACCATCCAACTTCTGAAGACCGCTGGCAGCATCGCTTGCATCGCATTTGCACTGAACGCTACGGCGCAGACCAGCGCTTCGGCCCCGTCGGCATCGTCCGAAACCATCGGCCAGCACGTGGACGACGGCACGATCACGACCAAGGCCAAGGCCGACCTGCTGGCCGCCAAGAACGTGAAGTCGACGCACATCCATGTGAAGACCCGCAAGGGTGTGGTGTGGCTCACGGGCTCGGTCCCGTCGGCTGACGACAAGTCCGCAGCGGAAGAAGTCGTGCAGAACGTGAAGGGCGTGTCGAGCGTGAAGAACCACCTGAAGGTCGCCGCCGAATAA
- a CDS encoding DUF1488 domain-containing protein — protein MNAILPRPAYEDSLMQITFSDDQPAFDGSNLMVRFMARVDGEPVVCAITAEALEDHFGADSALESTLMHAFDKGRHRIRSVCAEALDQNNGEGVVLHSGLFRVEGMEPDRGAAA, from the coding sequence ATGAACGCGATCCTGCCGCGGCCCGCCTACGAGGACTCTCTTATGCAGATTACCTTTTCCGACGACCAGCCGGCTTTCGACGGATCGAATCTGATGGTGCGTTTCATGGCCCGCGTCGACGGGGAGCCGGTGGTATGCGCGATTACCGCCGAGGCGCTCGAAGATCACTTCGGCGCGGATTCCGCGCTGGAATCCACGCTGATGCATGCTTTCGACAAGGGGCGTCATCGCATTCGTTCAGTGTGTGCGGAAGCGCTCGACCAGAACAACGGTGAAGGCGTGGTATTGCACAGCGGCCTCTTCAGGGTGGAAGGCATGGAGCCGGACAGAGGCGCGGCGGCGTAG
- a CDS encoding (Fe-S)-binding protein → MKVALFIPCFIDAFYPEVGIATLELLERFGIQVDYPPEQTCCGQPMANSGAHAEAAGAERVFARNFAGYDYIVGPSASCVHHVREHLTAIEQTDEVKQVRANAYELVEFLHDVVGARDFPWAEFPHRVGLHNSCSALRHLKEASVSEVAGAPFSKPRTLLEGVKGIEFVTPARPDECCGFGGTFSVTEEPVSVRMGQDKVRDHLNAGAEYIVSGDMSCLMHQQGCAERMKADARFIHIAQVLNGARA, encoded by the coding sequence ATGAAAGTCGCCCTCTTCATTCCGTGTTTTATCGACGCGTTCTATCCCGAAGTAGGCATCGCCACGCTCGAACTGCTCGAACGTTTCGGCATTCAGGTCGACTATCCGCCGGAGCAAACCTGCTGCGGGCAACCCATGGCCAATAGCGGCGCGCACGCTGAAGCCGCCGGCGCGGAGCGCGTTTTCGCGCGCAACTTCGCGGGCTATGACTACATAGTCGGACCGTCGGCGAGTTGCGTTCATCACGTGCGCGAGCATCTCACCGCGATCGAACAGACGGACGAAGTCAAACAGGTCCGCGCTAACGCTTACGAACTGGTCGAGTTTCTTCACGACGTGGTCGGCGCGCGCGACTTTCCGTGGGCCGAATTTCCGCATCGTGTTGGATTGCACAACAGTTGCAGCGCGTTGCGGCATCTGAAGGAAGCGTCCGTTTCGGAAGTCGCCGGCGCGCCGTTTTCGAAGCCGCGCACGCTGCTCGAAGGCGTGAAGGGCATCGAGTTCGTGACACCCGCGCGGCCCGACGAATGCTGCGGATTCGGCGGCACGTTCTCGGTTACCGAAGAGCCTGTCTCGGTTCGCATGGGGCAGGACAAGGTGCGCGACCACCTGAACGCGGGCGCCGAATACATCGTATCGGGCGACATGTCGTGTCTGATGCATCAGCAAGGCTGCGCCGAACGCATGAAAGCTGATGCGCGCTTCATTCACATCGCGCAGGTCCTCAATGGAGCACGCGCATGA
- a CDS encoding PA2169 family four-helix-bundle protein has translation MATNVVSVLNDLVETSKDGEKGFRKAAEDAHDAQLKTLFLSRAEDCARGARELQEAVEQLGGKPETGGSVAGALHRGWVDVKSAVTDRSDHDILAECEKGEDVAKKRYHDALEKELPVDVRAIVERQYQGVLQNHDRVRDLRDQYAAARR, from the coding sequence ATGGCTACGAACGTCGTTTCCGTATTGAACGATCTGGTCGAAACGTCGAAAGACGGCGAGAAGGGCTTTCGCAAGGCTGCAGAAGACGCGCATGATGCCCAGTTGAAGACACTGTTTCTGTCGCGCGCTGAAGACTGCGCCCGTGGCGCCCGCGAACTGCAGGAAGCCGTCGAGCAACTGGGCGGCAAGCCGGAAACCGGCGGCAGTGTGGCCGGCGCGCTGCATCGCGGCTGGGTCGACGTGAAGTCGGCGGTGACGGATCGCAGCGATCACGACATTCTTGCGGAATGCGAGAAGGGTGAAGACGTCGCGAAGAAGCGCTATCACGACGCGCTTGAAAAAGAATTGCCAGTCGATGTGCGCGCGATCGTCGAGCGCCAGTATCAGGGCGTTCTGCAGAACCATGATCGCGTGCGCGATCTGCGCGACCAGTACGCTGCGGCACGCCGTTAA
- a CDS encoding DUF3175 domain-containing protein yields the protein MPTQKPTRKSKRTVARGRSGRPPRQRHAHARAAHRTKAGKPRTGTQKWSQHVMETSDAMDLEHDIFKTGSAESIAQSLKHSSTTSRRRKGTPYQSAMSMLNFYINRAGRNLPKSRRETLQQAKRKLREAFGRAP from the coding sequence ATGCCTACGCAAAAACCGACCCGTAAGTCGAAGCGCACCGTGGCGCGCGGCCGTTCAGGCCGGCCACCGCGTCAGCGGCACGCTCACGCGCGTGCCGCGCATCGCACGAAAGCCGGGAAGCCACGCACGGGCACACAGAAGTGGTCGCAGCACGTGATGGAAACCAGCGACGCGATGGATCTCGAACACGATATCTTCAAGACCGGCAGCGCCGAATCCATCGCCCAGTCGCTCAAACACTCGTCGACAACGAGCCGCCGCCGTAAAGGCACGCCGTACCAGTCGGCCATGTCCATGCTGAACTTCTATATCAATCGCGCGGGCAGAAACCTGCCCAAATCGCGCCGCGAGACTTTGCAGCAGGCCAAGCGCAAACTACGCGAAGCATTCGGTCGCGCGCCGTGA